In Seleniivibrio woodruffii, a single window of DNA contains:
- a CDS encoding D-alanine--D-alanine ligase, producing the protein MKANKVAVLYGGMSAEREVSLRSGKAAYDALVRLGYDTALIDMDRDVAFKLREAGATVCFIALHGTYGEDGRIQGLLDIMGLPYTGSDFQANMISFDKLLSKEHFVKAGVPTPAYVVPVDNKMPFAKCVVKPCRQGSSVGIHIVDNEADYAAALEDAAKFDSKLMVEECITGKELTVSILNGEALPVIWIRPKKGVYDYESKYTKGMTEYVFETEMTDEHYKYVQKVALDAFNATGCSGYGRVDVIFDGTEGYVLEVNTLPGMTETSLLPKAAGKAGMTFDQMVEKMLEGAFKK; encoded by the coding sequence GTGAAGGCAAATAAGGTAGCCGTTCTTTACGGCGGAATGTCGGCAGAGAGAGAGGTTTCACTCAGAAGCGGCAAAGCGGCATACGATGCCCTTGTGCGTCTGGGATACGACACTGCCCTAATAGACATGGACAGGGACGTGGCTTTCAAGCTGCGTGAGGCGGGCGCAACGGTCTGCTTCATAGCTCTCCACGGAACCTACGGAGAGGACGGACGCATTCAGGGACTGCTGGATATCATGGGACTGCCCTACACAGGGTCTGACTTTCAGGCGAACATGATATCTTTTGATAAACTGCTCTCAAAAGAGCACTTTGTTAAGGCGGGAGTACCCACTCCGGCATACGTTGTCCCCGTTGACAACAAGATGCCCTTTGCAAAATGCGTTGTGAAACCCTGCCGTCAGGGATCTTCAGTGGGTATCCACATAGTCGACAACGAAGCGGACTATGCGGCGGCTCTTGAGGATGCGGCGAAGTTTGACAGCAAGCTGATGGTGGAAGAGTGCATCACAGGAAAGGAGCTTACTGTCTCAATCCTGAACGGCGAGGCACTTCCTGTCATATGGATACGCCCCAAAAAGGGTGTTTACGACTACGAGTCGAAATACACCAAAGGAATGACAGAATATGTGTTCGAAACCGAAATGACGGACGAGCACTATAAATATGTACAGAAAGTCGCTCTGGATGCGTTCAACGCAACAGGGTGCTCGGGATACGGAAGGGTGGATGTTATATTCGACGGAACGGAAGGATACGTTCTGGAGGTGAACACACTGCCCGGAATGACCGAAACAAGTCTTCTGCCGAAGGCCGCCGGAAAAGCCGGGATGACCTTTGACCAGATGGTGGAAAAAATGCTCGAAGGAGCATTTAAGAAATAA
- the ftsA gene encoding cell division protein FtsA, with translation MIQDNIYVGLDFGTTKICVVVASKNSDGSIDIIGLGKAPSDGIRRGVVVNIDSTVQSIRDAIAEAERMSGVQIKAVTAGIAGGHIKSFNQRGTIAVKGGREITSKDVERVIETAAATNMTVGNEILAILPQQFILDGQSEIKDPVGMTGVRLEADVHIITGAVSSAQNIIRSCEKAGIIVNDIVLEQLASSESVLSEDEKEIGVCLIDGGGGTSDMAVFKQGAVFHTAALLIGGRNFTKDLAIGLNTPESEAEKLKVRNGCVWMPLVEEDERIEVPTVGGRPPRLVSKATVTQILQARAEEVFQIFKGELQYKGLLDHLGAGVVITGGLSNHEGIEMLAAEILGVPVRVGRPHNVGGLSDYVHDPKYATGVGLAICAAKKGKSSGARLSSSTDSDEKQFTNVLGRMKGWFSEFF, from the coding sequence ATGATACAGGATAATATCTACGTCGGGCTTGATTTCGGCACAACGAAAATTTGTGTCGTGGTGGCAAGCAAAAACAGCGACGGCAGTATCGATATAATCGGGCTGGGAAAAGCCCCCAGTGACGGAATCAGACGTGGTGTGGTGGTGAACATCGATTCCACCGTTCAGAGCATAAGAGACGCCATAGCCGAAGCCGAAAGGATGTCCGGCGTGCAGATCAAAGCCGTTACGGCGGGAATCGCAGGCGGACACATAAAGAGCTTTAACCAGAGAGGAACCATTGCAGTTAAAGGCGGAAGGGAGATAACTTCCAAAGACGTCGAAAGGGTGATCGAAACTGCGGCTGCAACAAACATGACAGTCGGCAATGAGATACTCGCAATCCTGCCCCAGCAGTTCATTCTGGACGGTCAGAGCGAGATAAAAGACCCTGTGGGCATGACAGGCGTACGTCTGGAAGCGGATGTGCATATCATTACGGGTGCTGTTTCCAGTGCCCAGAACATAATCAGAAGCTGTGAGAAAGCGGGCATAATCGTAAACGATATCGTTCTCGAACAGCTTGCATCTTCCGAATCTGTTCTCAGCGAAGACGAGAAGGAGATAGGCGTGTGCCTCATCGACGGCGGCGGCGGAACAAGCGACATGGCTGTTTTCAAACAGGGAGCAGTGTTCCACACGGCGGCACTTCTCATCGGCGGACGGAATTTCACAAAAGACCTTGCCATAGGGCTTAACACTCCCGAATCGGAGGCCGAGAAACTGAAAGTGAGGAACGGATGCGTCTGGATGCCTCTGGTGGAAGAGGACGAGCGTATCGAAGTTCCAACGGTAGGCGGACGTCCCCCCAGACTTGTCAGCAAGGCAACTGTTACCCAGATCCTTCAGGCCAGAGCCGAAGAGGTTTTCCAGATATTCAAAGGCGAGCTTCAATATAAGGGGCTTCTTGACCATCTGGGCGCAGGTGTGGTCATCACAGGCGGACTTTCAAATCACGAAGGCATTGAAATGCTGGCGGCCGAGATACTCGGTGTTCCCGTGCGTGTGGGCAGACCCCACAACGTGGGCGGCCTGAGCGACTACGTTCACGACCCGAAATATGCAACGGGCGTGGGGCTTGCGATCTGTGCTGCCAAAAAGGGCAAATCATCCGGCGCAAGACTCTCCTCATCCACAGACAGCGATGAGAAACAGTTCACAAATGTGCTCGGAAGGATGAAAGGCTGGTTTTCTGAATTCTTTTGA
- a CDS encoding cell division protein FtsQ/DivIB: MAGKKGIGRFILVSVLALATVGAVGMGLKKGADAFTESGYFKVKSVNVKGIIKADSKKVETMVRSMVGRSIFDVKPETVDYNGDSWVERMEIRKVFPDKLDVVVFEKRPVFKLQYTKGCFTATSTGLMIKDTCDGARIRMEQQVKEEDFKEFIKMYEQAAVLKNKDINLKQFYFTMVENGVELRASYSQADFEKMYSTYQDIIRKRYKEIEYVDMRIPDKIFVKGVM; encoded by the coding sequence ATGGCAGGTAAAAAAGGAATAGGACGTTTTATTCTCGTGTCTGTGCTGGCGCTGGCAACAGTGGGTGCGGTGGGCATGGGGCTTAAAAAAGGTGCGGACGCATTCACCGAGAGCGGATATTTCAAGGTGAAGAGCGTCAACGTTAAAGGCATCATAAAGGCGGACAGCAAAAAAGTTGAGACCATGGTCCGCAGTATGGTGGGGCGGAGCATCTTTGATGTTAAGCCTGAGACCGTTGATTACAACGGCGACTCATGGGTGGAACGCATGGAGATACGCAAGGTCTTTCCGGACAAGCTGGACGTTGTTGTATTCGAGAAGAGACCCGTTTTCAAGCTGCAATACACGAAAGGGTGCTTCACGGCAACTTCAACAGGTTTAATGATAAAAGATACCTGTGACGGTGCTAGAATAAGAATGGAACAGCAGGTCAAGGAAGAGGACTTCAAAGAGTTCATAAAGATGTATGAACAGGCCGCAGTGCTTAAAAATAAGGATATCAACCTCAAACAGTTCTACTTCACAATGGTTGAGAACGGGGTTGAGCTTAGAGCCTCATACAGTCAGGCGGATTTTGAGAAGATGTACAGCACATATCAGGACATCATCAGAAAACGCTACAAAGAGATCGAGTATGTGGACATGAGGATACCTGACAAGATATTCGTGAAAGGGGTGATGTAA